Proteins co-encoded in one Nitrospiraceae bacterium genomic window:
- the glyS gene encoding glycine--tRNA ligase subunit beta, with translation MAQATNQFSSLLLEIGTEDIPARFIPVGMEQLRENTKTLLTENRIKFDDIKTYGSPRRLAVIVNGMSKKQDSRTREVFGPPKKIAIDANGSLTKAATGFASSQKVSPESLVIKSNDKGEYIVAVIEEKGVDVKDLLPEIMKKIVFSLKFQKSMRWADNNIRFVRPIRWLCALHDNEIIKFEIDRISSNNISAGHRFLSQGSFQINDISSYVQSLSENKVIVDLEERKKIIFEKIQSISESVNGRPIKDDLLIENVANLVEYPVPVLAAFPKEYLNLPKELLVTVMKEHQKYFAIEDRSGRLTNHFIVVSNTTENNKDNIKSGAERVIKARFEDARFYFEEDKKKTLKSRVNDLKNVTYQDKLGTLYDKTLRVKNISVYLASKINPSLKKKSEEAAMLSKTDLITGVVREFPELQGIMAKYYAVHDNEDTEAAQALSEQYYHGEKIPESDTGTILSLADKIDNITAFFSIGLIPTGSEDPFALRRQTLSLITILTNKGYSITFEDIIDFTLRNLKVKKPSEIKKSLFQFFEQRLEPLLSSQGYSYEVIQSVLSSSTQTPLSEFRMRLDAVKEFKTDSSFNDFLTAIKRVRNIIPAEKLPFLKTGLLKLESEKKLNKSLADVLPDFEEALKKKTYLDSLKILTRLTEPINNFFDNVLVMDKKKEIKLNRLSLLKKIWDNASEIADFSKL, from the coding sequence ATGGCTCAGGCTACAAACCAGTTTTCATCACTGCTTCTTGAGATCGGCACAGAAGACATTCCTGCCAGATTTATCCCTGTTGGGATGGAACAACTGAGAGAAAATACAAAGACACTTCTCACAGAAAACCGTATAAAATTCGACGATATAAAAACTTACGGCTCTCCAAGAAGGCTCGCTGTTATTGTTAACGGCATGAGCAAGAAACAGGACAGCAGAACAAGGGAAGTCTTTGGCCCTCCTAAAAAAATTGCGATTGATGCGAACGGCAGTCTCACAAAAGCAGCCACAGGGTTTGCAAGTTCTCAGAAAGTAAGTCCTGAAAGCCTTGTGATAAAAAGCAATGACAAGGGAGAATACATTGTTGCTGTTATAGAGGAAAAAGGCGTTGATGTAAAAGACCTTCTTCCTGAGATTATGAAAAAGATTGTATTTTCCCTGAAATTCCAGAAATCAATGCGCTGGGCAGATAACAATATCAGATTCGTGAGGCCTATAAGATGGCTTTGCGCACTGCATGACAATGAAATAATAAAGTTTGAGATTGACAGAATATCAAGCAACAATATAAGTGCAGGACACCGCTTCCTGTCACAGGGTTCGTTCCAGATAAATGATATTTCCAGCTATGTACAATCGCTTTCTGAAAACAAAGTCATAGTAGACCTCGAGGAAAGGAAAAAGATCATCTTTGAAAAAATTCAGAGCATCTCAGAATCTGTTAACGGAAGACCTATAAAAGATGATCTCCTTATTGAGAATGTAGCTAATCTCGTGGAATACCCCGTGCCTGTTCTTGCAGCTTTTCCAAAAGAATATCTTAATTTGCCAAAAGAACTCCTTGTTACTGTGATGAAAGAGCATCAAAAATACTTTGCAATAGAAGACAGATCAGGCAGGCTGACAAATCATTTTATAGTTGTAAGTAACACAACTGAGAATAACAAAGATAATATCAAGTCTGGAGCTGAAAGAGTAATCAAGGCCAGATTTGAAGACGCAAGATTTTATTTTGAAGAAGACAAGAAGAAGACCCTCAAGTCTCGAGTAAATGATTTGAAGAATGTCACATATCAGGACAAGCTAGGGACATTATATGACAAGACACTGAGAGTTAAAAACATCTCTGTTTATCTTGCATCAAAAATCAATCCTTCCTTAAAGAAAAAAAGCGAGGAAGCAGCAATGCTTTCCAAAACAGATCTTATAACAGGCGTTGTAAGAGAGTTTCCCGAGCTTCAGGGGATAATGGCTAAATACTATGCTGTTCATGACAATGAAGACACAGAGGCTGCACAGGCATTATCAGAGCAGTACTATCACGGAGAAAAGATCCCTGAATCAGATACAGGAACAATACTAAGCCTTGCAGACAAGATCGATAATATAACAGCATTTTTTTCTATAGGACTTATTCCAACCGGTTCTGAAGATCCTTTTGCATTAAGAAGGCAGACACTCTCGTTAATAACAATCCTAACAAACAAGGGATACAGCATTACATTCGAAGACATCATTGATTTCACACTAAGAAACTTGAAAGTAAAAAAACCTTCTGAGATAAAAAAATCATTGTTCCAGTTTTTTGAGCAGCGCCTAGAGCCTTTATTATCATCACAGGGATATTCGTATGAAGTGATACAGTCAGTGCTGTCATCATCAACTCAGACGCCATTATCAGAATTCAGGATGAGACTCGATGCTGTAAAAGAATTTAAAACAGACAGCTCATTCAACGATTTTCTCACTGCGATAAAGAGGGTAAGAAATATTATTCCAGCTGAAAAACTGCCTTTTCTTAAAACAGGACTTCTAAAACTCGAATCTGAAAAAAAACTCAACAAAAGCCTTGCAGACGTGCTGCCTGATTTTGAAGAAGCATTAAAGAAAAAAACCTATCTTGATTCTCTCAAAATACTCACAAGATTAACTGAACCTATTAATAATTTCTTTGATAATGTCCTTGTTATGGACAAGAAAAAAGAGATTAAACTTAACAGATTGTCGCTGCTCAAAAAAATCTGGGATAATGCATCAGAGATTGCTGATTTTTCAAAACTATAG
- the glyQ gene encoding glycine--tRNA ligase subunit alpha — MYFQDVIQKLNEFWAKKGCVLLQPYDIEVGAGTFHPATFFKVIGPEPWKTAYVEPSRRPTDGRYGENPNRLQHYYQYQVILKPSPENSQEVYLESLRYIGIDPGKHDIRFVEDDWESPTLGAWGLGWEVWLDGMEITQFTYFQQVGGIDLKPVSLEITYGIERITMYLQNVDNVYNLDWCEGIKYRDIHHIDEVEFSKYNFDYADTKLLMRQFNDYEKECKRLNDIGLVLPSYEFCLKCSHTFNLLDARGAISVTERTGYIAKVRTLARLCANAYLKQREEMGFPLLKSF; from the coding sequence ATGTATTTTCAGGATGTAATACAAAAGCTTAATGAATTCTGGGCAAAGAAGGGATGCGTTCTTCTCCAGCCATATGATATCGAAGTTGGCGCAGGTACATTCCACCCTGCAACATTTTTCAAGGTCATTGGTCCTGAGCCTTGGAAAACAGCATATGTCGAACCTTCAAGAAGACCTACAGACGGAAGATATGGGGAAAACCCGAACAGATTGCAGCACTATTATCAGTATCAAGTAATACTCAAGCCCTCTCCTGAAAACAGCCAAGAGGTCTACCTTGAAAGCCTGAGATATATTGGCATTGACCCCGGAAAACATGACATACGCTTTGTAGAGGATGACTGGGAGTCTCCTACACTCGGCGCATGGGGGCTTGGATGGGAAGTATGGCTTGACGGGATGGAGATTACACAATTCACATATTTCCAGCAAGTTGGAGGAATTGATCTTAAACCTGTTTCACTAGAAATAACTTACGGGATCGAACGAATCACAATGTATCTTCAGAATGTTGACAATGTCTACAATCTCGACTGGTGCGAAGGGATTAAATACCGGGATATTCATCATATCGATGAGGTTGAGTTTTCAAAATATAATTTCGACTACGCTGACACAAAGCTTCTCATGCGGCAGTTTAATGATTACGAAAAAGAATGCAAAAGATTAAATGATATCGGTCTTGTTCTGCCGTCTTATGAGTTTTGTTTAAAATGCTCTCATACATTCAATCTGCTTGATGCAAGAGGCGCTATCTCTGTTACAGAGAGGACTGGTTATATTGCAAAAGTAAGAACACTTGCAAGACTCTGCGCAAATGCCTATTTAAAGCAGAGAGAAGAAATGGGCTTCCCGCTTCTTAAAAGCTTCTAA
- a CDS encoding 3-methyl-2-oxobutanoate dehydrogenase subunit VorB, with protein MSKKLFMRGNEVIAEAAIAAGCRFYAGYPITPQNEIPEYLSWRMEEVNGVFIQAESELSAINMVFGASACGQRAMTSSSSPGISLKQEGISYLCGAELPAVIVNMQRGGPGLGNISGSQADYFQAVKGGGHGDYHMLVYAPFNLQELWDLTMLAFDKADEYRTPVMILGDGILGQMMEPFTPTPYIKPELSPKTWALTGCADREPNVIKSLYMGEGELESRNNILQDKYQKMKYKETRCETLNVDDAETIVVAYGIAARVALSAVNRLRKEGVKIGFFRPITLFPFPEEELGSLSFPGRKFLTVELNAGQMVEDVRLAVNGRSEVSFYGRTGGAMMTPEEVYDVLSKKHTLKN; from the coding sequence ATGAGCAAAAAACTTTTTATGCGCGGCAATGAAGTGATTGCAGAAGCTGCAATTGCAGCAGGCTGCCGTTTTTATGCTGGCTATCCGATCACTCCGCAGAATGAGATACCTGAATATCTCTCATGGCGCATGGAGGAAGTAAACGGGGTATTCATACAGGCAGAGAGCGAGCTTTCTGCTATAAATATGGTCTTCGGAGCTTCTGCATGCGGACAGCGTGCAATGACCTCATCAAGCAGTCCGGGAATAAGCCTGAAACAAGAAGGCATATCTTATTTATGCGGCGCTGAACTTCCGGCAGTTATTGTGAATATGCAGAGGGGAGGGCCTGGATTAGGGAACATCTCCGGCAGTCAGGCTGATTATTTTCAGGCAGTAAAAGGCGGCGGCCACGGAGACTATCATATGCTTGTTTATGCTCCCTTTAATCTGCAGGAACTCTGGGATCTTACTATGCTTGCTTTTGACAAGGCGGATGAATATAGAACTCCTGTAATGATTCTTGGAGACGGGATTCTCGGACAGATGATGGAGCCGTTCACGCCAACACCGTATATCAAACCTGAACTTTCGCCAAAGACATGGGCATTGACCGGATGTGCTGACAGAGAGCCTAATGTTATTAAATCACTATATATGGGTGAGGGCGAACTTGAATCTAGAAACAATATACTTCAGGATAAATACCAAAAAATGAAATATAAAGAGACAAGATGCGAAACGCTGAATGTTGATGATGCTGAAACAATAGTTGTTGCATACGGAATTGCGGCAAGGGTTGCTTTATCAGCAGTGAACAGACTGAGAAAAGAAGGAGTTAAGATTGGATTTTTCAGACCGATTACTTTATTCCCATTTCCTGAAGAGGAACTTGGATCTCTGTCTTTTCCTGGCAGAAAATTCCTGACAGTAGAACTGAACGCTGGCCAGATGGTCGAGGATGTAAGACTTGCAGTAAATGGCAGGTCTGAAGTTTCATTCTACGGCAGGACAGGCGGTGCAATGATGACGCCTGAAGAAGTATATGATGTTTTGAGTAAAAAACACACCTTAAAAAATTAG
- a CDS encoding FecR domain-containing protein, which yields MKKVTLMLIAVCLIAFIAPVYAAVGKISKTNGEVLFRTKANIPYQKAKEGSGLEVGYWVKTGKDGWAKLLLADGSTFTLANNTELEIDKFLLSSTKKEGIFSLAQGKLRATVTKIAGQQTDYKVKSPTAVAGIKGTEFMMMSQGYANVLFGNEGTADISGAAGVDKPLTTDTMVQNTRGFTPIDPIKVEKNTPLYTAKKYFDSITASKPPKEWETSGNLPHIIARWNINYGHYLADVGKYEEALYIFQISIDLSDNSDIRSDARLERGAVYSRFLNNSEAALAEYLLVLEEYPDNPKRENALYLTGMLLYEMGFTKKAKERLQQYIKDFPSGKNAGNVETILKTIKE from the coding sequence ATGAAAAAAGTAACTTTGATGTTAATCGCAGTATGTTTAATAGCATTTATTGCTCCGGTTTACGCTGCTGTTGGAAAGATTTCAAAAACAAACGGCGAAGTTCTCTTCAGAACCAAGGCGAATATTCCTTATCAGAAGGCAAAAGAAGGATCTGGACTTGAAGTCGGCTATTGGGTAAAAACAGGCAAAGATGGATGGGCAAAACTTTTATTGGCTGATGGAAGCACTTTTACTCTTGCCAATAACACTGAACTTGAGATAGATAAATTTCTTCTTTCCAGTACAAAGAAAGAAGGTATTTTCAGCCTTGCGCAAGGAAAGCTTAGGGCTACTGTCACAAAGATTGCAGGCCAGCAGACAGATTATAAAGTAAAAAGCCCTACTGCTGTTGCAGGAATAAAGGGCACAGAATTCATGATGATGAGCCAGGGATATGCAAACGTTCTCTTTGGCAATGAAGGAACTGCAGATATATCAGGAGCAGCAGGTGTCGATAAACCTTTAACAACAGACACAATGGTGCAGAACACAAGAGGCTTCACTCCTATTGATCCAATTAAAGTTGAAAAGAATACTCCTTTATATACAGCAAAAAAATATTTTGATTCCATTACTGCGTCAAAACCGCCGAAAGAATGGGAAACATCAGGAAATCTTCCTCATATAATTGCAAGATGGAATATAAATTACGGTCATTATCTTGCTGATGTAGGGAAATACGAAGAGGCTCTTTATATTTTTCAGATCTCGATTGATCTTTCGGATAATTCAGACATCAGAAGCGATGCAAGACTGGAGAGGGGGGCTGTATACTCAAGGTTTTTGAATAACAGCGAAGCAGCGCTTGCAGAATACCTTCTTGTTCTCGAGGAGTACCCTGACAATCCAAAGAGAGAAAATGCCTTATACCTGACAGGTATGCTTTTATACGAGATGGGTTTCACAAAAAAGGCAAAGGAGAGATTGCAGCAGTATATAAAAGATTTTCCGTCCGGCAAGAATGCCGGCAATGTAGAGACTATTCTTAAAACGATAAAAGAATAG
- a CDS encoding adenylate/guanylate cyclase domain-containing protein, whose amino-acid sequence MKYSKLLQFIAIGIIAAIATFLFYRQKVDFLEAVDLKLKDARFKIRKTIQPDNRIVIVAIDSKSVNEIGRWPWKRSVMAELLDSLKEYGVKVSALDIVFSETSDKKDDEILSKSIKKNGNVILGYFFRDEEEKPDTEAISQLQSSKIKLVRIQEGVTSVPISERPFIEANIPLIGQGALDFGFFNTDPDPDGLVRKASLLMLYQGEIYPSLALKALRHYTEKEIMLDIASFGVSTLRLGQMSIPSNESGKLVVNYYGRGGTFTTLSAVDVIKKRIKKNDLENKIVFIGATEVGIYDMRATPVQSAFPGVEIHATVASSVLQERFIIRDTRIIGIEMLCLFLLPVILVLILGFLRNGFLGLMAFILLIFAYAFLNYSLFKTYSIDMSVLYPLSSTAIAFVGAEAYRNLVFEKKNRYLKKAFSSYISPELVSEIIKNPDRLSLGGAKKEVTILFSDIRGFTGISEKLQPDVLVSLLNEYLGPMTKVVLKNNGTLDKYIGDAIMTIYNAPLDVPDHPLKACQTAVEMLSELNIINESFKENGLPNINIGIGINTGYAVVGNMGADMRFDYTAIGDTVNLASRLEGQNKYYGTHIILSEYTAHRVKYKFILRELDLLKVVGKEKPVAIFELMTEQNEKLAEEFSKSLKFYRGKEFKKALASFKKLSTEHNDNVSKMYADRCNEYIKNPPSDSWDGIFISMKK is encoded by the coding sequence ATGAAATATTCCAAGCTTCTGCAATTCATTGCCATTGGCATTATTGCTGCAATTGCCACTTTTCTTTTCTATAGACAAAAGGTGGATTTTCTTGAGGCTGTTGATCTTAAATTGAAAGATGCAAGATTCAAGATAAGAAAAACTATTCAGCCTGATAACAGAATTGTAATAGTAGCAATTGATTCAAAGAGCGTTAATGAAATTGGCAGATGGCCTTGGAAACGTTCAGTTATGGCAGAACTTTTGGACAGCCTGAAAGAATACGGGGTTAAAGTCTCTGCCCTCGATATTGTCTTTTCTGAAACCTCAGACAAGAAAGACGACGAGATACTATCAAAATCAATAAAGAAAAACGGGAATGTGATATTAGGTTATTTTTTCAGGGATGAAGAAGAAAAACCGGATACAGAAGCAATCTCACAGCTGCAATCCTCGAAAATAAAACTTGTCAGAATCCAAGAAGGTGTTACATCAGTCCCAATATCAGAACGGCCTTTTATTGAAGCAAATATACCTCTTATAGGCCAAGGAGCATTGGATTTTGGATTTTTTAATACTGATCCCGACCCTGATGGTCTTGTCAGAAAAGCGAGTCTTCTTATGCTTTATCAGGGCGAGATATATCCTTCGCTTGCATTAAAGGCATTGAGGCATTATACGGAAAAAGAGATAATGCTGGACATTGCATCTTTTGGCGTATCTACACTAAGGCTAGGGCAGATGTCTATTCCTTCGAATGAGAGCGGTAAGCTTGTCGTCAATTATTACGGCAGGGGGGGAACCTTCACTACATTGTCTGCAGTAGACGTAATAAAAAAGAGAATTAAGAAAAATGATCTGGAAAATAAAATCGTGTTTATCGGCGCAACTGAAGTCGGGATCTATGACATGAGAGCAACCCCTGTGCAATCAGCTTTTCCCGGCGTGGAGATTCACGCTACTGTTGCGTCAAGTGTTTTACAAGAGAGATTTATAATAAGAGATACAAGAATCATCGGTATCGAAATGCTCTGTTTATTTTTATTGCCTGTAATCCTGGTCTTAATTCTAGGTTTTCTCAGAAATGGTTTTCTCGGTTTGATGGCCTTTATTCTTCTTATTTTCGCGTATGCGTTTTTAAATTACTCGTTATTTAAAACATACTCGATCGATATGAGCGTACTCTATCCTTTATCATCAACGGCAATAGCCTTTGTCGGAGCTGAAGCATACAGGAATCTGGTTTTCGAAAAAAAGAACCGATACTTAAAAAAAGCGTTTTCAAGTTACATTTCTCCTGAACTGGTGAGTGAGATAATAAAGAATCCTGACAGGCTCTCACTTGGCGGAGCAAAGAAAGAAGTAACAATACTTTTTTCTGATATCAGAGGATTCACAGGAATATCTGAAAAGCTTCAGCCTGATGTGCTTGTATCGCTTCTTAATGAGTATTTAGGCCCGATGACAAAGGTGGTTTTGAAAAACAACGGGACACTTGATAAATATATTGGAGATGCAATAATGACAATATACAATGCGCCTCTTGATGTTCCTGACCACCCATTAAAGGCATGCCAGACAGCAGTAGAAATGCTGAGTGAACTTAATATTATCAATGAAAGCTTCAAGGAAAATGGATTGCCGAATATTAATATTGGCATCGGCATAAACACAGGCTATGCAGTAGTCGGCAATATGGGAGCTGACATGAGATTTGATTATACTGCGATCGGTGATACTGTAAATCTTGCTTCGAGGCTCGAAGGCCAGAATAAATATTACGGCACTCACATTATACTCAGCGAATACACAGCACATAGGGTAAAGTACAAATTCATACTAAGAGAACTGGATCTTCTTAAAGTTGTAGGCAAGGAAAAACCAGTAGCTATTTTTGAACTTATGACAGAACAGAATGAAAAACTTGCTGAAGAATTTTCCAAGTCTCTGAAATTTTACAGGGGAAAAGAGTTCAAAAAAGCCCTAGCTTCGTTTAAAAAGCTTTCGACTGAACATAATGATAACGTGTCAAAAATGTATGCTGATAGATGCAATGAATATATAAAAAATCCTCCTTCCGACAGCTGGGATGGGATATTTATATCAATGAAAAAGTAA
- the tatC gene encoding twin-arginine translocase subunit TatC, with protein sequence MLNDFKMPLTEHLVDLRKRILISISSLFAIFLVAFNYSEELFNAMIFPLKYTMLFSINSPFVSIIPQEKLPQTVKLVFLAPAEAFWMNMKIAMVASVIVGLPVIFSQIWKFISPGLLQKEKKYVLPFICAATVLFLIGAAFCFFVVLPFALGFLLTYKVGDILMPMLSVGQYMDFCIKFLLAFGAIFELPILIIFAIRIGLVTPAALAKNRKYAILIAFIVAAILTPTPDAFNQVLMAVPIIVLYEAGILIARIFFRKQVKAEAGDESK encoded by the coding sequence ATGCTTAATGATTTCAAAATGCCGTTGACAGAGCACCTTGTTGATCTTAGAAAAAGAATTTTAATATCTATTTCTTCTTTGTTTGCTATTTTTTTGGTAGCATTTAATTATTCCGAAGAATTGTTTAATGCTATGATTTTCCCTCTTAAGTACACCATGTTGTTTTCAATAAACAGTCCTTTTGTCAGCATTATCCCTCAGGAGAAACTTCCGCAAACGGTAAAGTTGGTATTCCTGGCTCCTGCCGAGGCTTTCTGGATGAACATGAAAATTGCTATGGTTGCTTCTGTTATAGTCGGACTTCCTGTAATATTCTCACAAATCTGGAAATTTATATCTCCGGGTCTTCTGCAAAAAGAAAAAAAATATGTACTACCGTTTATATGTGCTGCGACAGTGCTTTTTTTGATCGGGGCAGCATTCTGTTTTTTTGTGGTTTTACCGTTTGCTCTTGGATTTTTGCTTACTTATAAAGTCGGCGATATTTTGATGCCTATGCTTTCTGTAGGGCAGTATATGGATTTTTGCATTAAGTTTTTGCTGGCTTTCGGCGCAATTTTTGAGCTTCCGATTTTAATAATTTTTGCAATACGTATCGGCCTTGTTACACCTGCTGCTCTTGCTAAGAACAGAAAATACGCTATCCTCATAGCTTTTATCGTAGCTGCAATTCTCACCCCAACGCCTGATGCATTTAATCAAGTTCTTATGGCAGTGCCGATTATTGTTCTTTATGAAGCAGGCATACTTATAGCAAGAATTTTTTTCAGGAAACAGGTAAAGGCAGAGGCAGGGGATGAGTCTAAGTAG
- a CDS encoding HEAT repeat domain-containing protein produces the protein MDVLDDIRAVKDIIAALLKAKKTFRLYPESNPMYTKLLDDTYVKFKTYLDYKDQLTIKIKQNELFLDSEQIYHNPEKEDNLALFLFKDGIREITFKKGFAPKELEDFLKILTVDYDREVLDDDVVTLLWEKDFQNIKYAVDEAFLTEDDGYETKAVNEVKGAAEEGYDNLTRAYSEAFGEDAVSELSVVPLSDKDLQTLVIEIEKDSHDKLPKLIALIFEVLYQAESTGDYEDVIHFLRGTVEYSITHGNIEAALGLMNYVQSTIDSSDIPDEVKKHLKTISLFLGSDTCIKLLGEFLNSGIEFEEKTIEEYAKYLDKSAIQPLMGILGDLKTIPGRKAVINALVVLGKKDMQAIAKGLYDTRWYVVRNVIYVLGKIGDKKSVDFLLKTLNHSDIRVRKEVIKSLGGMGSLSVLSALRDCLDDTDEQIRTASARAIANIPAPSAKSTILNHLSDKSFNKAGINEKKEFYEVLSRWKDPDVIELLVRTLNKKSFFRRASNDENRACAAYCLGLIGNKDVLPVLYKARDSKSRIVWEYVDTAIKRIEYGR, from the coding sequence ATGGATGTTCTTGATGATATACGAGCTGTAAAGGATATAATTGCAGCGCTTCTTAAGGCAAAAAAAACTTTCAGGCTTTATCCTGAAAGCAATCCCATGTATACCAAGCTTCTTGACGATACATATGTAAAATTTAAAACTTACTTAGATTACAAAGACCAGCTTACAATAAAAATAAAACAGAACGAGTTGTTTCTTGACTCGGAGCAGATATATCATAATCCGGAAAAAGAAGATAATCTTGCTTTGTTTCTGTTCAAAGACGGGATTAGAGAGATTACTTTTAAAAAAGGTTTTGCACCTAAAGAACTCGAGGATTTTTTGAAAATCCTTACTGTTGACTATGACAGGGAAGTTCTTGATGATGATGTTGTTACCCTCCTCTGGGAAAAGGATTTTCAAAACATTAAATATGCTGTAGACGAAGCGTTTTTAACAGAGGATGATGGTTATGAGACCAAGGCGGTAAATGAAGTAAAGGGCGCAGCAGAAGAGGGTTACGACAACCTTACAAGGGCATATTCCGAGGCTTTTGGTGAAGATGCTGTTTCTGAATTATCAGTAGTTCCCCTTAGCGATAAAGACCTGCAGACACTCGTTATCGAAATCGAAAAAGATTCTCATGACAAATTACCCAAGCTTATTGCGCTTATTTTTGAGGTGCTTTATCAGGCAGAGAGCACAGGAGATTATGAGGATGTAATTCATTTTTTAAGGGGCACTGTTGAATATTCCATAACACACGGCAATATCGAGGCAGCATTAGGACTGATGAATTATGTTCAGTCCACGATCGATTCATCTGATATTCCTGATGAAGTAAAAAAACATTTGAAGACGATTTCTCTGTTTCTTGGTTCTGACACTTGCATAAAGCTTCTTGGCGAATTTCTAAACAGCGGTATTGAATTTGAAGAAAAAACAATTGAGGAATATGCCAAATACCTTGATAAAAGCGCCATCCAGCCGTTAATGGGGATACTTGGCGACTTAAAGACGATTCCAGGCAGGAAGGCTGTTATAAATGCACTTGTAGTTCTCGGGAAAAAAGACATGCAGGCTATTGCAAAAGGATTGTATGACACAAGATGGTATGTTGTAAGAAATGTAATTTACGTTCTGGGAAAGATAGGAGATAAAAAATCAGTAGATTTTCTTTTGAAGACATTAAATCACAGTGATATAAGGGTTAGAAAAGAGGTAATAAAGTCTTTGGGAGGGATGGGAAGCCTTAGTGTGTTATCTGCACTGAGAGACTGTCTTGATGACACCGACGAACAGATAAGGACAGCTTCTGCAAGAGCAATCGCTAATATTCCAGCTCCGTCAGCTAAAAGCACAATTCTAAATCACCTATCAGATAAGTCTTTTAATAAAGCAGGTATTAATGAAAAAAAGGAGTTTTATGAAGTTTTATCCAGATGGAAAGACCCTGATGTTATTGAACTGCTTGTCAGGACTCTAAACAAGAAATCATTTTTCAGAAGAGCTTCAAATGACGAAAACAGAGCTTGCGCTGCATATTGTCTCGGACTTATTGGAAACAAGGATGTTTTGCCTGTTTTATACAAGGCAAGAGATTCAAAGAGCAGGATAGTTTGGGAATATGTTGATACTGCGATTAAGAGGATAGAGTATGGAAGATAA